Proteins encoded together in one Vitis vinifera cultivar Pinot Noir 40024 chromosome 4, ASM3070453v1 window:
- the LOC100268120 gene encoding probable flavin-containing monooxygenase 1, which yields MAGDQNLHHVSKIGIIGAGISGIAAAKQLSGHSPVVFEATDSIGGVWKHCTYTSTKLQTPRCDFEFTDYPWPQRDNSSFPSHIEILEYLHNYASHFDVLKYVKLNSKVVEMRYIGDESESYFDQLETEPREYGRLLSGRPVWEVAVQTNQSPTLQWYAFECLVMCLGKYGDIPKMPSFPPNKGREIFQGKVLHSLDYSKLDEAAAHRLLKGKKVVVIGYKKSAIDLAMEAAEANQDPDGQPCTMVIRTLHWTVPSYWIWGLPFFLFYSTRFSQFLHERPNQSFLRTLLCFLLSPMRKAISKFIESYLVWKLPLVKYGLKPDHPFEEDYASCQMAILPENFFAEADNGRILFKRSSKWWFWSGGIELEDNTKLEADVVALATGFDGNKKLKALLPQPFCRLIQHSTGNLPLYRGTIHPLIPNMAFVGYVESVSNLHTSELRSKWLAQLVDEQFKLPTIEKMLEKTKKEMQVMKRSTRFYKRNCISTFSINHSDELCEDMGWKSWRKNTWFSEAFGPYTCQDYQY from the exons ATGGCCGGTGACCAAAACCTCCACCATGTCTCTAAAATAGGGATCATCGGAGCTGGCATAAGCGGTATCGCAGCCGCTAAACAGCTTTCGGGTCACAGCCCAGTGGTCTTTGAGGCCACTGATTCCATAGGGGGTGTGTGGAAACACTGCACTTACACTTCAACTAAGCTTCAGACCCCTCGTTGTGATTTTGAGTTTACAGATTACCCTTGGCCTCAAAGAGATAACTCAAGCTTTCCTTCTCATATAGAGATTTTGGAGTACTTACACAACTATGCTTCACATTTTGATGTGTTGAAGTATGTGAAGTTGAACTCCAAGGTGGTGGAGATGAGGTATATCGGTGATGAGAGTGAAAGTTATTTTGACCAGCTTGAGACTGAACCCAGAGAGTATGGGAGGTTGTTGAGTGGTCGTCCTGTTTGGGAGGTCGCAGTGCAGACTAACCAGTCCCCAACCCTTCAG TGGTATGCTTTTGAATGTTTGGTGATGTGCCTTGGGAAATATGGGGACATACCAAAAATGCCAAGTTTTCCACCAAACAAAGGTAGAGAAATATTTCAAGGCAAGGTTTTGCACTCCCTGGATTACTCAAAGCTGGATGAAGCAGCTGCTCATAGGCTTCtcaaaggaaagaaagttgTAGTCATTGGATACAAGAAATCAGCAATTGATTTAGCCATGGAGGCAGCAGAAGCAAATCAAG ATCCAGATGGGCAACCATGCACAATGGTGATAAGAACATTACATTGGACAGTCCCATCATATTGGATTTGGGGGTTACCATTTTTCTTGTTCTATTCCACAAGGTTTTCACAGTTCCTCCATGAGAGGCCAAATCAAAGCTTTCTCAGGACCCTTCTATGCTTTCTCTTATCTCCAATG AGAAAAGCCATATCAAAGTTTATAGAGTCATACTTGGTGTGGAAGCTGCCTCTGGTGAAGTATGGACTGAAACCAGATCACCCATTTGAGGAAGACTATGCTTCTTGCCAGATGGCCATCTTGCCGGAAAATTTCTTCGCCGAGGCGGACAACGGCCGGATCTTGTTCAAGAGGTCGTCCAAATGGTGGTTCTGGAGCGGCGGAATCGAGTTGGAGGACAACACAAAATTGGAAGCTGATGTTGTGGCTCTTGCTACTGGATTTGATGGGAACAAGAAGCTCAAAGCTTTACTTCCTCAGCCCTTCTGCCGTTTGATCCAGCACTCCACTGGGAACCTACCATTGTACAG GGGCACCATCCATCCACTGATTCCAAACATGGCGTTTGTGGGGTATGTCGAGAGCGTCTCCAACCTGCACACCTCCGAGTTACGCAGCAAATGGCTGGCGCAACTGGTGGACGAGCAGTTCAAGCTTCCCACCATCGAGAAGATGCTggagaaaaccaaaaaagagaTGCAAGTAATGAAGAGAAGTACGAGGTTCTACAAGAGAAACTGCATTTCCACCTTCAGTATCAACCACAGTGATGAGCTCTGTGAGGACATGGGGTGGAAATCTTGGAGGAAGAACACCTGGTTTTCTGAAGCTTTCGGCCCTTACACTTGCCAAGACTATCAATACTGA
- the LOC104878989 gene encoding uncharacterized protein LOC104878989, translated as MRPLWTPDQPLPLHFVLCLSGKEKKVTNHILPTDLLSLTFHFSTTLFGLREKRREGGRGREMRGRSSKQGGKEGMDIDKIHKLKEEPHLSGAYIRSLVKQLTSSRTKDPMNPKDSDTVDGDGFSGQNIAKFGEGFGENQQAHQTQQPQQHKKQVRRRLHTSRPYQERLLNMAEARREIVTALKFHRAAMKQANEQQQQQQQQQQQQQSPPLQSPPQPSLEPEAKIKSRRNPRIYPSSTANFSNYLDSLSYSSFSCAPPNPYSWSASPSAPPPPPLSDNINFALPNQTLGLNLNFHDFNNLDASLYHTTNNPSSIYSSSSPSSSSSPTLSIATEEVRCFATSQEGPPVVAADSSVMTGGGFHPAMDDEEMAEIRWIGEQHQMEWNDNLNLATSAWWFKFLKAMEIGPEATNVEDDGYHPFDEVMDYPAWLSGNESCLVPRLDDCCSMDYLQDPALPCMDIGEIEGMDGEWLA; from the exons ATGAGACCCCTCTGGACTCCGGATCAGCCTCTGCCCCTGCATTTTGTACTTTGCCTCtcaggaaaggaaaaaaaagtaacaaaccaCATTCTCCCAACCGACCTTCTCTCTTTAACATTCCATTTTTCCACCACCCTGTTTggtttgagagaaaaaagaagagagggCGGGAGAGGGAGGGAGATGAGGGGTCGATCTTCAAAGCAAGGTGGCAAAGAAGGAATGGACATAGACAAGATTCATAAGCTGAAAGAAGAGCCTCATCTCTCTGGAGCTTATATTCGTAGCCTTGTTAAACAACTAACCTCTTCAAGAACCAAGGACCCCATGAACCCCAAAGACTCGGATACTGTTGATGGGGATGGCTTTTCTGGCCAAAACATCGCTAAATTCGGCGAAGGTTTTGGTGAAAATCAGCAGGCCCATCAAACCCAACAACCCCAACAACACAAAAAACAAGTTAGGAGGAGACTTCACACCAGTAGGCCTTATCAAGAAAGGCTCCTAAACATGGCTGAGGCAAGGAGAGAGATTGTCACTGCACTTAAGTTCCACAGAGCTGCAATGAAACAAGCCAATGAACAGcagcaacagcagcagcagcaacaacaacaacaacaatccCCGCCGCTTCAATCTCCTCCTCAACCATCTTTGGAGCCGgaagcaaaaataaaatctagAAGAAATCCTAGGATATACCCTTCAAGCACTGCCAATTTCTCCAATTATCTAGACAGCCTCTCTTACTCATCTTTCTCCTGTGCCCCTCCAAACCCTTACTCCTGGTCTGCATCTCCAAGTGCTCCACCACCCCCTCCTCTTTCCGATAATATTAACTTTGCTCTCCCTAACCAAACCTTAGGCCTGAatctcaattttcatgatttcaaCAACCTGGATGCCTCCCTGTACCACACCACCAACAACCCATCATCAATCTACTCATCCTCATCTCCCTCATCGTCTTCTTCCCCCACACTTTCCATTGCCACGGAGGAGGTTCGATGCTTTGCAACATCACAGGAGGGCCCTCCAGTGGTTGCTGCAGACTCTAGTGTCATGACCGGAGGAGGGTTTCATCCAGCGATGGATGATGAGGAGATGGCTGAGATCAGGTGGATAGGAGAGCAGCACCAGATGGAATGGAACGATAACTTGAATTTGGCGACATCAGCATGGTGGTTCAAGTTCTTGAAGGCCATGGAAATTGGCCCAGAAGCCACAAATGTAGAAGATGATGGATACCATCCCTTTGATGAAGTCATGGATTATCCAGCTTGGTTGAGTGGGAATGAGAGCTGCTTGGTTCCACGTTTGGATGACTGCTGCTCAATGGACTACTTGCAAGATCCAGCCTTGCCTTG CATGGACATTGGAGAAATTGAAGGAATGGATGGGGAGTGGCTAGCCTGA